In one Hymenobacter sp. DG25B genomic region, the following are encoded:
- a CDS encoding DUF6799 domain-containing protein, whose translation MKRITYLTLALALFGLTAQAQTKKLPPRRPVAPKSRTAPTTVSLKEGYTIKDGKLLVTRSGHTDPVLQDESLLNGTRIKADGTVVLRDSTTVQMKEGDFMSLTGRVTTKEMRMEQDSLSKAAFQGTQKSKMKLKTKKGRRN comes from the coding sequence ATGAAGCGCATTACTTATCTCACCTTAGCGCTGGCGCTGTTCGGCCTTACGGCTCAGGCCCAAACCAAGAAGCTGCCGCCGCGCCGCCCGGTAGCGCCCAAGTCCCGCACAGCGCCCACCACTGTTTCCCTGAAAGAGGGCTATACCATAAAAGATGGTAAGCTACTGGTAACGCGCAGTGGCCACACCGACCCCGTACTGCAGGACGAAAGCCTGCTGAACGGCACCCGGATTAAGGCTGATGGCACGGTGGTACTACGTGACAGCACCACCGTACAAATGAAGGAAGGCGACTTTATGTCCCTCACAGGCCGCGTAACCACTAAGGAAATGCGCATGGAGCAGGACAGCCTCTCGAAGGCCGCTTTCCAGGGCACGCAGAAATCCAAAATGAAGCTGAAGACCAAAAAGGGCCGCCGCAACTAA
- a CDS encoding DnaJ C-terminal domain-containing protein: MDYKDYYKILELDKSATKDQIRKQYRKLARKYHPDVNPNNPDAERKFKEVNEANEVLSDEEKRKKYDQLGADWQRYQQAGGPGRGSGGFDWSQYGGQPGAGGYGGFSGGENPFGDADFSDFFSSIFGGMGGGGGRSGGTRAGAGQDFQAELELTLEEAYRGGPRTLTVNGKNLRITIQPGVEDGQTIRLRDQGGPGRHGGPNGSLYITFRIKPDPRYTRTGHDLTMEVPVSIYKALLGGEQVVETLSGPVKINIKPETQNGTRLRLRGKGFPVYRHAGQFGDLYLRLTLTLPQHLTDKEKELFQQLAELRKE, from the coding sequence GTGGATTACAAAGACTACTATAAGATTCTGGAGCTCGATAAGTCGGCTACCAAAGACCAGATCCGGAAGCAATACCGCAAGCTGGCCCGCAAGTATCACCCCGATGTAAACCCGAATAACCCGGACGCTGAGCGCAAGTTCAAGGAAGTGAATGAGGCCAATGAGGTGCTCAGCGACGAAGAGAAGCGTAAAAAATACGACCAGCTGGGCGCCGACTGGCAGCGCTACCAGCAAGCTGGCGGGCCAGGCCGGGGCAGCGGCGGGTTCGACTGGTCCCAGTACGGCGGCCAGCCCGGCGCGGGCGGGTACGGCGGCTTCAGCGGCGGCGAGAATCCCTTCGGCGACGCTGACTTCTCCGATTTCTTCAGCTCCATTTTTGGCGGCATGGGTGGCGGAGGTGGCCGCAGCGGCGGCACTCGCGCCGGCGCCGGCCAGGATTTCCAGGCCGAGCTGGAGCTCACGCTGGAAGAAGCCTACCGGGGCGGGCCGCGTACGCTCACCGTCAACGGCAAAAACCTGCGCATCACCATTCAGCCCGGCGTAGAAGATGGCCAGACCATCCGGCTCCGCGACCAGGGCGGCCCCGGGCGCCACGGTGGCCCCAATGGCTCGCTCTACATCACCTTCCGCATCAAGCCCGACCCGCGCTACACCCGCACCGGCCACGACCTGACCATGGAGGTGCCGGTCAGCATTTACAAAGCCCTGCTGGGCGGCGAGCAGGTGGTAGAAACTCTATCCGGCCCGGTTAAAATCAACATCAAGCCCGAAACCCAGAATGGCACGCGGCTGCGGCTGCGCGGCAAGGGCTTCCCGGTTTACCGGCACGCCGGACAGTTCGGCGACTTGTACCTGCGTCTTACCCTGACGCTGCCTCAGCACCTGACCGACAAGGAGAAGGAGCTGTTTCAACAGCTGGCAGAGCTGCGAAAAGAGTAA
- a CDS encoding chaperone modulator CbpM, translating to METHIITITYRECAAVYGLSETDLREFTEFGLVQRAEAPDTILAEPDHLARLARLQHDLGLSPEGVDIVLAMRQRLLSLQAELQRQQARAAQLERLLGGSAPTFDID from the coding sequence ATGGAAACGCACATCATCACCATTACCTACCGGGAGTGCGCCGCCGTTTATGGGCTGAGCGAAACCGACCTGCGGGAGTTTACCGAGTTTGGGCTGGTGCAGCGCGCCGAAGCGCCTGATACCATTCTGGCCGAGCCCGACCACCTGGCCCGCCTGGCGCGCCTGCAGCACGACCTGGGCCTAAGCCCGGAAGGCGTGGATATTGTACTGGCCATGCGCCAGCGTCTACTGAGCCTGCAGGCCGAATTGCAGCGCCAGCAGGCCCGCGCCGCTCAGCTGGAGCGCCTGCTGGGCGGCTCCGCCCCTACCTTCGATATTGATTAG
- a CDS encoding ZIP family metal transporter has protein sequence MWLAIAVLFGSVLGAGWLTRLIPTAHTTWLKPLLAFSGAYLFTLTVTHLLPEALQLSPDSHRVGYFVLAGFFGQLLLEVFSQGVEHGHIHHHTGHAGRVPFLLLFALVLHSFMEGSILVRTPAAGDIARNFYTVVAGVALHHIPAAIALMAALMLRLGRFTRALPYLLLFALASPAGVLVSNYVALDALLQNGWYAALLGLVAGNFLHVSTTILFETSPEHRLNMPKLTATVLGAGLALLVS, from the coding sequence ATGTGGTTAGCCATTGCCGTCTTATTCGGATCGGTGCTCGGGGCTGGCTGGCTCACCCGCCTCATTCCTACGGCGCATACCACCTGGCTGAAGCCGCTGCTGGCTTTCAGCGGGGCCTACCTGTTCACGCTTACGGTCACGCACCTGCTGCCGGAGGCCCTGCAGCTGTCCCCCGATTCGCACCGGGTGGGCTACTTTGTGCTGGCCGGCTTTTTTGGGCAGCTGCTGCTGGAGGTATTCTCGCAGGGCGTGGAGCACGGGCACATTCACCATCATACCGGCCATGCCGGGCGGGTACCGTTTCTTTTGCTGTTTGCCCTGGTGCTGCACTCGTTTATGGAGGGGAGCATTCTGGTGCGCACCCCGGCGGCCGGCGACATTGCCCGGAATTTTTATACCGTGGTAGCAGGCGTGGCGCTGCACCATATTCCGGCGGCCATTGCCCTGATGGCGGCGCTCATGCTGCGGTTGGGCCGCTTTACGCGGGCCCTGCCTTATCTGCTGCTGTTCGCGCTGGCTTCCCCGGCCGGCGTGCTGGTGAGCAACTACGTAGCGCTGGATGCCCTGTTGCAGAATGGCTGGTATGCGGCGCTGCTGGGCCTGGTGGCCGGCAACTTTCTGCACGTATCCACCACCATTCTCTTTGAAACCAGCCCCGAGCACCGCCTGAATATGCCTAAGCTCACGGCCACCGTGCTGGGTGCCGGGCTGGCGCTGCTGGTCAGCTAA
- a CDS encoding SAM-dependent methyltransferase — protein sequence MAQSFDPEWFSTWFDSPYYHLLYRDRDQQEAEHFIDRLLEHLHPKPTHHLLDLGCGKGRHAIYLSQHGYDVTGVDLSPQSIAYARQFAHEHLHFHVHDMREPLPYGPFDFIFNLFTSFGYFQNETENVVALRSAVQALKPGGKLVIDFMNTERTVRELVSQEEKTVDGITFHLTRHLDADFIVKDIRFEDEHGRPHHHQERVRALRREQFEEYFSMTDLRLAEVLGNYHLAPYNEQTSPRMIFVLKK from the coding sequence ATGGCGCAGTCGTTTGATCCGGAATGGTTCAGCACGTGGTTTGATTCTCCCTACTATCACCTGCTGTACCGCGACCGGGACCAGCAGGAGGCGGAGCATTTTATTGACCGGCTGCTGGAGCATCTGCACCCCAAACCCACGCACCACCTGCTGGATTTGGGCTGTGGCAAAGGCCGCCACGCCATTTACCTCAGCCAGCACGGCTACGATGTAACCGGCGTCGACCTTTCGCCCCAGAGCATTGCCTACGCCCGGCAGTTTGCGCACGAGCACCTGCACTTCCACGTGCACGATATGCGCGAACCGCTGCCCTACGGCCCGTTCGATTTCATCTTTAACCTCTTTACCAGTTTCGGCTACTTTCAGAATGAAACCGAGAACGTAGTGGCCCTGCGCTCAGCGGTGCAGGCTCTGAAGCCGGGTGGTAAGCTGGTGATTGATTTTATGAACACGGAGCGCACCGTGCGCGAGCTGGTCAGCCAGGAGGAAAAGACCGTGGATGGCATCACCTTCCACCTCACTCGCCACCTCGACGCCGACTTCATTGTGAAGGATATTCGCTTTGAGGATGAGCACGGGCGGCCGCACCATCATCAGGAGCGGGTGCGGGCCCTGCGGCGGGAACAGTTTGAGGAATATTTCTCCATGACGGACCTGCGCCTGGCCGAAGTGCTGGGAAATTACCACCTGGCGCCCTACAACGAGCAGACCAGTCCCCGCATGATTTTCGTGCTCAAAAAATAG
- a CDS encoding heavy metal-binding domain-containing protein, with protein sequence MLKSIKATAAGLVLVAVSALASCQSEPATTTPATAAVPSTAPATAPVAKVAAYVCPMNCEGSASDKPGKCPVCGMDLEANPAAAQPAAAAPDSL encoded by the coding sequence ATGTTGAAGTCAATCAAAGCAACCGCGGCTGGCCTCGTGCTGGTCGCGGTTAGCGCTTTAGCCTCCTGCCAGAGCGAGCCGGCTACCACCACGCCCGCCACGGCTGCTGTGCCTTCTACCGCGCCTGCCACGGCTCCGGTAGCCAAGGTAGCAGCCTACGTGTGCCCCATGAATTGCGAAGGCAGCGCCAGCGACAAGCCCGGCAAGTGCCCCGTGTGCGGCATGGACCTGGAGGCTAATCCTGCCGCTGCTCAGCCGGCTGCGGCCGCCCCCGATTCGCTGTAG
- a CDS encoding YcxB family protein has translation MQQPNQRGFRQAQGASPLAIRTKKSQLDSNTYVRMALTEVWKKEWWYALIPLVVVLLPAIFVFSWWWVVAAVLVTVLFVVLRSAQVQALAQMEQSKALFERVNYEIDQRQILMRLNDKQGMNIPWEMIEKVRQQDGAYQLYLKAPANADMPTGWKGWVARTFTVPMFLYLPSRIFNSPNDLKLFESMLRRKSLLAAEAKPAA, from the coding sequence ATGCAACAACCCAATCAACGCGGATTCCGCCAGGCCCAGGGGGCTTCCCCGCTGGCTATCCGCACCAAAAAAAGCCAGCTCGACTCGAACACCTACGTCCGCATGGCCCTCACGGAAGTCTGGAAAAAGGAGTGGTGGTACGCCCTCATTCCGCTGGTTGTCGTGCTCCTGCCCGCCATTTTTGTGTTTTCGTGGTGGTGGGTAGTGGCGGCTGTGCTGGTTACGGTGCTGTTCGTGGTGCTGCGCTCGGCGCAGGTGCAGGCCCTGGCCCAGATGGAGCAGAGCAAAGCCCTGTTTGAGCGGGTGAACTACGAAATTGACCAGCGCCAGATCCTGATGCGCCTGAACGACAAGCAGGGCATGAACATTCCGTGGGAAATGATAGAGAAAGTACGGCAGCAGGATGGCGCCTACCAGCTCTACCTGAAAGCCCCCGCCAATGCCGACATGCCTACCGGCTGGAAAGGCTGGGTAGCCCGCACCTTCACGGTGCCCATGTTCCTGTATCTACCCTCGCGTATCTTCAACTCGCCCAACGACTTAAAGCTGTTTGAATCGATGCTGCGCCGCAAGAGCCTGCTGGCCGCCGAGGCGAAGCCAGCAGCTTAA
- the nadC gene encoding carboxylating nicotinate-nucleotide diphosphorylase — protein sequence MQNAPYLTPNALSEFIRTALTEDVGDGDHSSLASIPASAHNRARLLVKGEGVLAGVELAELIFKQVDPALTVEVLLPDGTRVRHGDVAFTVEGPARSILTAERLVLNCMQRMSGIATYTAHLMELLAGTQARLLDTRKTTPNFRLCEKWAVLIGGGTNHRYGLFDMIMLKDNHVDYAGGIRQAIEATHAYLSQLGRTLPIEIETRTLAEVQQVLDTGGVDRIMLDNMAPAQLQEAVALIAGRFPTEASGGITEETIGEVGATGVDFISVGALTHSAGSLDMSLKAF from the coding sequence GTGCAAAACGCCCCGTACCTCACCCCGAACGCTCTTTCAGAATTCATCCGAACTGCCCTGACCGAAGATGTTGGTGACGGCGACCATTCGTCGTTGGCTTCTATTCCAGCCTCTGCCCACAACCGGGCGCGGCTGCTGGTAAAAGGCGAGGGGGTTTTGGCGGGCGTGGAGCTGGCCGAACTCATCTTTAAGCAGGTAGATCCGGCCCTAACGGTGGAAGTGCTGCTGCCCGATGGCACCCGCGTGCGCCACGGCGACGTGGCTTTCACCGTGGAAGGGCCCGCCCGCAGCATTCTGACGGCGGAGCGGCTGGTACTCAACTGCATGCAGCGCATGAGTGGCATTGCCACCTACACGGCTCACCTGATGGAACTGCTGGCCGGCACCCAGGCCCGGCTGCTGGATACGCGCAAAACCACGCCCAACTTTCGCCTCTGCGAGAAATGGGCCGTGCTGATTGGCGGCGGCACCAACCACCGCTACGGCCTGTTTGATATGATTATGCTGAAGGATAATCATGTGGATTATGCGGGCGGCATCCGGCAGGCTATTGAGGCTACCCACGCTTACCTGAGCCAGCTGGGTCGCACCTTGCCTATTGAAATTGAAACCCGCACGCTGGCCGAGGTGCAGCAGGTGCTGGACACGGGCGGCGTAGACCGCATCATGCTGGATAATATGGCGCCCGCCCAGCTGCAGGAAGCCGTAGCCCTGATTGCCGGGCGCTTCCCCACGGAAGCCTCCGGGGGCATTACGGAGGAAACTATTGGGGAAGTAGGCGCCACCGGCGTCGATTTTATCTCCGTAGGCGCCCTCACGCACTCGGCCGGCAGCCTGGATATGAGTTTGAAAGCTTTTTAA
- a CDS encoding DUF4783 domain-containing protein — MKTSFFRVVVLVGLWLLTTVGAYAQGEAFGAVKGAVRGGSSHGVAQYFGSAVELGFDGDKQSYSATQAEFVLKDFFAKNAPTSFEFIHQGSSNEGIQYAIGKYVGKSGTYRVFIKMKPAQGKLLIDTIDFTKE, encoded by the coding sequence ATGAAAACTTCCTTTTTCCGTGTTGTAGTTCTGGTTGGGTTGTGGCTGCTGACGACAGTGGGGGCCTACGCTCAGGGCGAAGCTTTCGGGGCTGTGAAGGGTGCCGTCCGCGGTGGCTCTTCCCACGGCGTGGCGCAGTACTTCGGCTCGGCCGTGGAACTAGGCTTCGATGGCGACAAGCAAAGCTATAGCGCCACCCAGGCGGAGTTTGTCCTGAAGGACTTCTTTGCCAAGAACGCGCCCACCAGCTTTGAGTTTATTCACCAGGGTTCTTCAAACGAAGGCATTCAGTATGCCATTGGCAAGTACGTGGGCAAAAGCGGCACTTATCGGGTGTTCATTAAAATGAAGCCTGCCCAGGGTAAGCTGCTCATCGATACCATTGACTTCACCAAAGAATAA
- the gpmI gene encoding 2,3-bisphosphoglycerate-independent phosphoglycerate mutase, translated as MNKQVLLVILDGWGLATNPEVSAIDKANTPYVDSLFQRFPHSKLQASGEAVGLPEGQMGNSEVGHMNIGAGRVVYQDLVRINKAIRERKLGQIPALVKAFEYARETGKNVHFIGLLSDGGVHSHIEHLKALCTLAHDESVHNVFIHAFTDGRDTDPKGGVSYVNDLEQHLQRGASGKIASIVGRYYAMDRDNRWERVKEAYDLLVNGKGTPSQNLIQSMLDSYKAGVTDEFLKPIVKVGADGLPLATIQEGDVVICFNFRTDRGREITQALTQQDFHAYNMHRLNLHYLTMTNYDNTFVGVTPIFEKDNLENTLGEVLAANGKRQIRIAETEKYPHVTFFFSGGREVEFPGETRIMRPSPKVATYDLQPEMSAYDLRDALVPELQARSADFVVLNFANPDMVGHTGVFEAAVKAVETVDACTRDVVETALAAGYACIIIADHGNADMMINPDGTPNTAHTTNLVPCVLADNDYTGMLADGKLGDIAPTVLELMGLPQPAEMTGHSLLSAAPEVTHA; from the coding sequence ATGAATAAACAGGTATTGTTGGTCATTCTGGATGGATGGGGGTTGGCCACGAACCCCGAGGTGTCGGCTATTGATAAAGCGAATACGCCCTACGTGGATTCTCTCTTTCAGCGCTTCCCCCACAGCAAGCTGCAGGCTTCCGGCGAGGCCGTAGGGCTGCCCGAGGGGCAAATGGGCAACTCCGAGGTAGGCCACATGAACATTGGGGCCGGCCGCGTAGTGTACCAGGATCTGGTGCGCATCAACAAAGCCATTCGGGAGCGGAAGCTGGGCCAGATTCCGGCCCTGGTGAAAGCCTTTGAGTACGCCCGCGAAACCGGTAAGAACGTTCATTTCATTGGCCTGCTTTCCGATGGTGGCGTGCACTCGCACATTGAGCACCTGAAGGCTCTGTGCACCCTGGCGCACGATGAAAGCGTGCACAACGTGTTTATTCATGCCTTTACCGATGGCCGCGACACCGACCCCAAAGGCGGCGTGAGCTACGTAAACGACTTAGAGCAGCACCTGCAGCGCGGGGCCAGCGGCAAAATAGCCTCCATTGTGGGCCGCTACTACGCCATGGACCGCGACAACCGCTGGGAGCGGGTGAAGGAAGCCTACGATTTGCTGGTGAACGGCAAAGGCACACCTTCGCAAAACCTCATCCAGAGCATGCTGGACTCCTACAAAGCCGGCGTAACCGACGAATTCCTGAAGCCCATTGTGAAAGTAGGGGCCGATGGCCTGCCCCTGGCAACCATTCAGGAGGGCGACGTGGTTATCTGCTTTAACTTCCGCACCGACCGGGGCCGCGAAATCACGCAGGCCCTCACGCAGCAGGACTTCCACGCCTACAACATGCACCGGTTGAACCTGCACTACCTCACCATGACGAACTACGACAATACGTTCGTGGGCGTCACGCCTATTTTTGAGAAGGACAACCTCGAGAATACCCTGGGCGAGGTACTGGCTGCCAATGGCAAGCGCCAGATTCGCATTGCCGAAACCGAGAAATACCCGCACGTGACGTTCTTCTTCTCCGGTGGCCGCGAGGTGGAGTTTCCCGGCGAAACCCGCATCATGCGCCCTTCGCCTAAAGTAGCCACCTATGATCTGCAGCCCGAGATGAGCGCCTACGACCTGCGCGATGCGCTGGTGCCGGAGCTGCAGGCCCGCTCGGCCGATTTTGTGGTGCTGAACTTTGCCAACCCCGACATGGTGGGCCACACCGGCGTGTTTGAAGCCGCCGTGAAGGCCGTGGAAACCGTGGATGCCTGCACCCGCGACGTGGTAGAAACCGCGCTGGCGGCCGGCTACGCTTGCATCATCATTGCCGACCACGGCAACGCCGACATGATGATAAACCCCGATGGCACGCCCAACACGGCGCATACTACCAACCTGGTGCCCTGCGTGCTGGCCGATAATGACTATACGGGCATGCTGGCCGATGGCAAGCTGGGGGATATTGCTCCCACGGTACTGGAGCTCATGGGCCTGCCTCAACCTGCTGAAATGACCGGGCACTCCCTGTTGTCGGCGGCGCCAGAGGTAACTCATGCGTAA